The genomic region CCCTTCAACTGGCGGCGCGCGGTGCGATGGTAATCGCCACGGACGTGAACGAGTCTGGTGTGGAAGCCCTCGCCGAAGAAATCCGGCAGCAGGGCGGGAAAGCCGAGTATTTTCGGCTGGACGTGACGGATTATCATGCCGTACGGACGCTCATCCGCTACTGCGTGAATAATTACAAACGACTGGATTATGCCTTCTGCAACGCCGGAATCGGGGTGGCGGGCGAGGTCCGCGACATTCCCATCGAAGACTGGGAGCGGGTCCTGAGCGTCAACCTCAACGGCGTCATTTACACCGCTACCGAGGCGTACAAAGTGATGGTCGAGCAGGGGTTCGGTCATATCGTAACGACCGCTTCGCTGGCGGGCCTGACGTATGCGCCGGTGCTGGTGCCCTACCTGACCACCAAACACGCGGTCGTCGCCTTCTCGCGGGCGCTGCGGCTGGAAGGGAAGGACCTGGGCGTCCGGGTATCGGCGTTCTGCCCCGGCTACATCTCGACCAATATCTACGAATCATCACTCTACTCCGGCGCCTCGTTTGACGAATTGATGGCGCTGAATCAGGTCAAAAAGATTCCGGTGGAGGAGGCCGTCGAGCAGTTGCTGAAAGGCGTAGCCGAGAACCGGGAGCTGATTGTGATGCCGCTGTACGGCAAACTGCTCTCCTGGATGACCCGATTCTCCTACCCGATTGTCCGCTCGTTCTCCATGCAGGAACTGGCCAGGTTCCGAACCGTCCGGAAAGTACCGATCCGGCAGGGAGAGACGGTGGAAAATGAATAGTGAATTAGCGAATAGGCTCCGCTTTGTCAGAATTGCTGGCTCGGCGGAGCCTATTCGCTAATTCGCTATTCACCGCTGCGGCGGACCGCTAATTCGCTATTTACTTCAGCTTTCCCCTCAACTCCTCCACAATCCGCCGGGTTTCTGCGATTCGTTCCTTCAGGCCTTTTCGGTAATACCAGGCCCGGAATTCCGGTTTGTCGCGCTCCTGATCCAGCTCTTTTTCGATTTCCTGCAAATAACGCTCGCTGAGGTCCAGGTACTGCCTGACGGTGGCGGGGTTGTGAAAACCGCTTCCGTTCAGGCTGATGTAGACGGGTGTGGTGTGGGCAATCTGCTGCGGACCGGCGTAGCAACGGGCCGCCAGCCACAGGCCATGCTCCGGCTTGTAACGAAAGCGCAGCGTGAGGTTTTCGGCGGTTTGTTCCGGCGCCCCGGTGCTGACCGAGGCCAGCACCTGCCCGTGCCCGACGATTTCGAGCCGCTCCAGCGGGACCTTGCCCCGGTGCCCGAACGCCTGAGCGGTGATCGTCAGCGAGTCGCCCGGCGCAGGGCGGAGGGTGTCGCCCGGCATGGCCTCACCGACCCGCAGGTGCAGCATAGGCCCCGTGGTAGCAAATGTATGGCCGCGTCGGACGCCCTGAAGCCATTTTTCGTAGGTAAACGGGCCGTCGAGATGCGTGTAGAACCGGGCGTTGCCGATGCGGGCCGTCCGTTCGGCGGGGCCGTGCTGGTGGTCGTGCCCGCACCAGGGAAAATCCGAACCGGCCACGGCGGTCAGGGCGTACCCCAGGTCCAGCAGGTGATAAAAATGGGCGGTTCGCAGCGGCTGCTCATCGTGGCAGAACTGAAGAATTTCGAGCAGATCGACCTTCCGGCGCAGTCCGTCGAGCGTCAGGCCGCGATACCCGTGAAAGGATTCGGCCTGGTGGGCGTACCCGGTCAGCCCGCCGCGGCGGTGCAGTTCGTCGAACACTTTGTCGTAATAGTAATAATCGTCCCGGTACCGGACCGATTTGTCGGCGCCCAGCCCCAGCGCGTGGCCCAGTTCGGGCGTGCGCGGGTCTTCCTGGCCGGACGTCAGGAGAAAATTGCCTTTCTGGTAATTGCCGGACGTCCCGAAGGCGTATTGCGGGTAATAGGTCTCCCAGAAATCGCCCATCTTCAGCAGCACGCCCACGTTGAGGTCTTCGGCCCGCAGCCAGTCGAGGAGAATGGGGTTTTCGCGCGGCGATCGCCGGATGTGGATGTGGTCGTCGGCCGAGTACCACCCGCGCGCCGCCATGTCGATCCAGCGTTTCATCGAGAACGTCCGGCTGAGCGGGTTGGCGGCCCTGACCACCAGTTCGTGTTGCTGGTCGAGAAATTCAGGGCCTTTGGACAGGGTCAGCTGATAGGGGCCGGGCGGCAGGCTGAGCCGGAACGTGCCTGAAGTGTAAAACGAACTGTCCGGCTGAAAACCGTAGCCGTCGGCATGGTCCCAGAGTCCGTACATGACGGCGAGCGCCTCTGCGGGCAGGCCGGGAAACGGTCGGCCCACCCGGGTGATCCGGACCCGCACGGGCGTGGGCTTGCCGGTCGCCGCTTCCAGCACCCGAACGGCGACCGGAACGGCGTTTTGGGCGCGCAGGTCAGGGGTCAGGATAAAAAGCAGAAGGCAGAGAACATACTTCATACTTGGAGTATACGTAAATTCGTTCTAGGAACATCCTTCTTGCACAAGAATCGCAGAATTATTGATGAAAAACGCCTTCTTTGCCCTTCTGATTTGCTGTCTTTTTGCCGTTTCCTGCCACCGCCCGCACGCCCTTTACCAGCGAATGCCGGTTGAAACCTTCCGGCAGCCTTCCGCCCGCATTGCCCCCCAACCGGCTCCGACCCCTGTCCTGACGGACTCTTCCGACTGGGTTAGCCTCCTTGCCGACTCAGCGGCCCTGCCCGAACCCGCCCCGGAAGCCGTCGCTTCCATACTGCCCCTGAAACCCTCCGAGCCTTCCGGCCGCATCCGGCAGCACGCCCGTCATGTCGCCAGTCTGCTCCATACTTCCGCCGCCACGTCCTCATCTGAAGTGGAAGCGCAGCCGCGCCCGAAGCCGAAGGCCCGGACAGGCGAAAAAAAGACTCTGCGGGAAATTCTCGGCCTCAAGCCCCGCCCGAAACTGAACTGGTGGCAGCGCATCCACTGGTCGCTGAAAGCCTCCGTGCCGGTCATTCTGGTCGCCGTTATCTTCGCCCTGCTCAAAATCAATCTCCTCGCCATCATCTTCGGCCTCCTCGGCGCCTTCCTGCTGATCCGGGGACTGAAAAAAGAATTCAAAGTCCGAAGACCCTGGTTTTGAAAGGTTGAATGGTTGAATGGCTCCGCAGAGGTTAGCTAAGCGGAGCTATTCAACCATTCAGTCATTTAACAAATTAACCATTCAGCCATTCAGCCAATCAATCATTCAACCAATCAACCATTCAATCAAACGGCGTCGGTAGCCGCAGGATGCCCGTATGCGACCGGGGGATGCGGAATACGGCCGTCAGGACGAGGTTGTTTTTGTGACGGGGTGTACCGGGGGAGTAGTCGTACTGGTTGAGCCAGCCAGCCTGCAGAATCCATTCGGGGGAAAGTTCGTAGCCCAGCCCGGCGTACAGGCGGTTCCGCTCGAAGGGCTGGAGATTTGGGTTGAGGAAAATCTCGTTGTAGGTCGAAACAAACCAGGTTTTGGCCTCGATTTCCTCGTTGTTCAGCGGAATCTGCAGGTTCAGGCGGTAGCGGATGCGGTTGCGGTACTCGTCCCGGTCGCGGTGCGTGAGCCAGCGCTGTTCAACCCGGTACCGATGCTCGAACTTCAGCCGACCGATGTTCTGGCTTTGCGTCAACTGCTGCCAGAGCCGCGTTTCCCGCGTCAAAGGCGAATCGTATTCGTCCACCTGGTAGGTGGTGTAGCGGCCGACGCCCAGCAGGACGGTGAAGTTTTTACTGATGTCGTAGCTGATGCCGCCCTTGTATTCGTAATAATTGAAATCCCGGAGAACGCCGACCATCCGGACCTGCGCTTCTGCAAAACCGCCCCAGCCTTTGGGTCCGCCCGGCAGTTGAACGGTTAGAATTCCCCAGCTTCCCCATCGGTTTTGTTGCGCCCGCAGCGCCTGCGTGGGTCCCAGTAGTAAACAAAAGAAGATAACAGCCGGAAGGGTCCATTTCCTCCCGCAAGCCAATCGGTAATGTAAGTGTTTCATGTACTTCGCAAAATGGTGCACAAGTTCGGAAAAATCCTGTACGAACCGAAGGCCGAACCGTTGTTACCTTTGTCCTGTTAAAAAACTAAATAACCAGGAAAAGGGATGAGCACACTTAAGTTCAAAACAACCATAAAATGCGGGGCCTGTCTGGCGACCGTTACGCCGCACCTGAACAATGTCACGGGAATTGAGAGCTGGGATGTAGACCTGAAAAGCCCCGAGCGCACGCTGACCGTCGAAACGGCCGGAGCAACCGGGGCTGATGTCGTGAAGGCCGTGACCGAAGCCGGATTTAAGGCGGAAGCGGTGTAAAAACGCCCGGCCGGGAAACGAACAGCGTTCCCGAAGGGCCAACGTTTCGTTCCGAAAACGCTTTGCCACTCAGGAACGCTGTTCCCCGAAACCTGCGGTTTACTGAATAAACCGGATCGTAAACGGATATTTATAGTACTCGCCGTTGTTGGCTTTGATGGAGGCAATGACAAACAGCACCAGACTCACCACGGCTACAATCGGCAGGATAAAAACACCGATGGCAATGATGAAGAGCAGAAAGCAGACCGCGTAAGCGATGGTCATGGTGATCTGGAAATTCAGGGACTCTTTGCCGTGAAAGTCCACAAAGGCGGATTTATCTTTCTGCGTTTGCCAGACAATCAACGGACCAATGATGTTTCCGAACGGAATGAGGAAGCCCGCCAGGGCGCTAAGGTGGCAAAACATTCCCCACATCCGTTCGTCCGACTGGCTCAGGGAAGAATAGGGGGGAGGTGGGGGCGGATTGTGGTAAGATTGGCCTTCCATAAGGATAAAAGGTTTGTTTGTAGTAAGTTACTATAATTGCAGGTATTTGCAATAGCGCGAGAGTCGCTGCCTGACGAACCATCGTGCAACTTCATTTCTGCCTTTCTCAACCGTTTGCCGGCGACGGACGAAATTGATATTTGTCAAGGATTGGAAATGAAAAATGGGGGAGGTTTGAATTGGCAACCAACTCATTCTTAAACCATGTTACCAATCATCTTTGCTACGTTCGCGTTCTGTTTCCTGCTCGAACGCCTCGTTCCCGGCTGGAAATTACCCGCCGTTCCGACCTGGACGATCCGGGTGCTGGCCATCAACTTTGTCCAATTGATTGTCGTCCTGCTGGCAGGCATCAGCTGGGAAAAATGGCTTTCCGCCTATTCGGTATTTCACCTTTCCGATCATGTCGGGCCAGTTGGCGGGGGCGTGCTGGCTTACGTCATCGCTACGTTCGTCTTTTACTGGTGGCACCGCTGGCGGCATACCGTCGATTTTCTTTGGAAACACTTTCACCAGATTCACCATAGCCCGCAGCGAATTGAGGTCATCACGTCGTTCTACAAACACCCGCTCGAAATGACGGTTAATTCGATCATCGGCAGTCTGCTGGTCTATACGCTGCTCGGGCTGGATCTGGAGGCGGGAGGCATTTATACGCTTTGTACGGCTCTGGGTGAGTTTTTCTACCATACCAACGTCCGGACTCCGCAGTGGATTGGTTACATTTTCCAACGCCCGGAAATGCATCGCATTCACCACGAATACAACAAGCACACCAACAACTACGGCGATATTGTCTGGTGGGATATGCTCTTCGGGACGTATCAGAACCCAAAGGAATTTAAGTCGTCCTGCGGTTTTGATGAGGAAAAAGAACTGAAGCTGGGCGAGATGCTGCGCTTCAGAGACGTGCATCAGGAGTAAAGCAAAACGGGCACGGTCAAAAGACCGTGCCCGTCGCTTTTATCGGAAAACCGCGTTACGCCAGTTCAACGACCCAGTCGTCCTGCTCCACCACGGTGCCTTCTTTCAGCAGTACCTGCTTGACCGTGCCGGGGCCCTGTGCGGCCACGATGCTTTCCATTTTCATGGCTTCAATCACAAACAGCGGCTGGTTCTTCTTCACCGTGTCGCCAGGCTTGACCAGAATCCGCGTCAGACGGCCCTGCAGGGGAGCGCCCACGTCACCGGCTTTCCCGACCTTCTGGTTCTGCGGCCGGTCGATTTTCAGCGAGCGGTCGCGGATCGGCACCTGGCGGCTCTGGCCGTTGAGTTCGAACGTAACGGTCCGCATGCCCTGGTCGTTCGGTTCCGAAACGAACAGGAGCCGGACGAGGATGTTTTTGCCTTCGTCGATCTCGATCAGGATTTCCTCGTTCTGCTTCAGGCCGTAGAAGAACGCCGGCGTCGGAATGATGCTGACGTCGCCGTACTGCTCGATGGCTTTGTAATATTCCTCGTACACTTTGGGGTACATCTTGTACGAGAGGTAATCGAGGAAGCCTTCGTTCTGCGGGAATTTTTCGGCAAATGCCTGAAAGTCGGCGTCAAAATCCACCGGGGCGAGGTGTTCGTTGGGGCGGCCTTCGTACGGGGTTTCGCCTTTCAGCACAATTTCCTGCAATTCTTTCGGGAAGCCGCCGTAGGGCTGGCCGAGTTCGCCTTTGAAGAAACCTTTGACCGATTCGGGGAACGAAAGCGAGGCCCCGCGCTCCATCACGTCTTTTTCGGACAGGTTGTTGGAAGTCATGAACAGCGCCATGTCGCCCACGACTTTCGACGACGGCGTTACCTTCACGATATCGCCGAACATCCGGTTGACCACGGCGTAGTTCTTTTTCAGCGTCTCGAACTTATCGCCCAACCCGAGCGCGATGGCCTGCGGTTTGAGGTTGGAATATTGCCCCCCCGGAATCTCGTTTTCGTACACTTCCGCGCTGCCCGCTTTCATGCCGGACTCAAACGGGTAGTACCATTCTCGCACGTCTTCCCAGTAATTGGAATAGGCGTTCAGCGACTCCAGGTTGATCTTGCTTTCGCGCTCGTGGCCCTGCAGCATCGCCACCACCGAGTTGAAGTTCGGCTGGGCGGTCAGGCCCGAAAGGGCACCGAGCGAACAGTCGATCACGTCTACACCCGCGCCGACAGCCCTCAGGTAGGTAGACGACTGAATGGCGGCCGTATCGTGCGTGTGCAGGTGAATGGGAATGCTGACGGCCTCCTTAAGCTCGCGCACGAGCACTTCGGCGGCCAGCGGTTTCAACAGCCCGGCCATGTCCTTGATGGCCAGCATGTGCGCGCCCTCGTCTTCGAGCTGGCGGGCCATGTCGAGGTAATATTGTAGCGTATACTTCTGCTGCTTCGGATTCAGCATGTCGCCCGTGTAGCAGATGGCGGCCTGGGCGATGGCGTCCGTGCGTTCGCGTACGGCCCGGATGCTGACCTTCATCGCCTCGACCCAGTTCAGCGAATCGAAGATGCGGAAGACGTCGATGCCCGATTCCCAGGATTTTTCGACAAACTTTTCAATCAGATTGTCCGGATAAGCCGAATAGCCCACGGCGTTGGAGCCGCGGAACAGCATCTGGAGCAACTGGTTGGGCATGGCCTCGCGGAAAAGCTGCAGCCGTTCCCACGGACTCTCGTACAGGAAGCGCATCGCCACGTCGAAAGTTGCGCCGCCCCAGACTTCCATCGAGAACAGTTCCGGATGGGCTTTGGCGAAGCCTTCCGCCACCGTCATCATGTCGCGAGTCCGGACGCGGGTTGCCAGCAAGGACTGGTGGCCGTCGCGGAAAGTCGTATCGGTATACAGAATGCCTTTCTGATCGCGGACGTACTCCATGAACTTCTCGCGGCCCATCTCCTTCAGGAGGTCTTTGCTGCCTTTCGGATAGGGGGCGTAGCGGTCGAAAAGGGGGACTACGGGTGTCCGGAAAACCTTCTCCTGTTTGACTTTAACTTCCGGGTTTCCGTTCACGATCACTTCGCCCAGGTACTTCAGGGCGCGAGTCGAGCGGTCTTTCGGTTTGCGGAGGTTAAAGAGTTCCTGATGATTTTCGATGAACGATACGCGCGCCTCGCCCCGCTGGAAAATCGGGTGGTCGATGACGTTCATCAGGAACGGAATGTTGGTCTTCACGCCCCGGATCCGGAACTCCACCAGAGCCCGTTTCAGGCGCTGGGTGGCCCCTTTCAGCGTCCGGCCGCGGGCCGAGACCTTCACAATCATCGAATCGAAATAAGGCGAAATCTTAACGCCGGGGTAGGAGCTGCCCTCGTCCAGACGGATGCCGAAGCCCGCCGCGTTGCGGTAGGCGATGATGGTGCCGAAATCGGGCTTGAAGCCGTTGGCGGGGTCTTCGGTCGTGATGCGGCACTGGATGGCGTAGCCGTTGAGCGGAATCTCATCCTGGTGGTTGATGTAAATGCCGTTGTCCGACAATTTGTAGCCCATCGCCACCAGCAGCTGCGTCCGCACAAGGTCGATGCCCGTCACTTCTTCGGTGATCGTGTGCTCGACCTGAATCCGCGGGTTAACCTCGATGAAGTAGATATTTTCGTGCTTGTCGACCAGAAACTCGACCGTCCCGGCATTGGAGTAATTCGCCTGCCGACCGATTTTGAGGGCGTATTCGTAGAGTTTATTTTTGGTTTCCTGCCGTAGTCCGAACGAGGGGGCCACCTCGACGACCTTCTGGAACCGCCGCTGCACGGAGCAGTCGCGTTCGTAGAGGTGAACGATGTTGCCGTGTGTATCGCCGAGCAGCTGGACTTCAATGTGTTTGGGGTCCTCGATGAATTTTTCGAGGAAGATCGTATCGTCCCCGAAGGCGTTTTTCGCTTCGTTTTTGGCCTCGTTGAACGATTTTTCGAAGTCGTCCGGGTTCCGGACAACGCGCATACCGCGTCCGCCACCGCCCGCTGCCGCCTTGATCATCACCGGGAATCCGATCCGGTGCGCCTCGGAGGTCGCCGTCGCCACGTCCATGTTCTCCAGCCGACTATCCGGAATGAGCGGCACGTTGGCGTTCATGGCTAGGTTTTTGGCCCGGACCTTATCGCCGAGGGCCTCCATCGCTTCGGGCGTCGGTCCGACAAAAATAATGCCTTCTTCCCGGCAGCGCCGCGCCAGGTTGACATTTTCGGAGAGAAAGCCGTAGCCGGGGTGGATGGCGTCAACCTTCTTGTGTTTTGCCAGCAGAATCAGCCCTTCCACGTCGAGGTACGGCTTCAGCGGCTCGTCTTCCCGGCCGATCTGGTACGCTTCATCCGCCTTGTACCGGTGGAGCGAGTAGCGATCTTCGTAAGTATAAACGGCAACGGTAGTGATGCCTAACTCGGTGGCGGCCCGCATGATACGGATCGCAATTTCGCCCCGGTTGGCAACGAGAAGGCGGTTAATCGGTCGGATGTACTCTTTCATGTTTTCCAACGACAGTGGCTGTTGATTGCAAAGTTGGCAATTTAACCGGCAAGATGATGCAAAATTTTGAAATAAGCACGGTCTGCCAACGATTCTTTGGAAAAGTAAGGCTTTTCTGGGAATATTGCAGTGTCACTCCGACAACTTCACCAGGTGGGCCAATCTTCTCCCGACTTTAGTGTGCCGTCCGAACGTCGCCCAGGCAGTTGGCAGGGCTGACGACCTGCCGTCGGGCGCTTTGTCTTCCCAGAAAAACAGGAGTCCTGCAAAACGGTGCAATTCCGGTTTTGAAACGATGGATTTCCCCCTGTTTCTACGCCTTAACCAGTAGGCTTTCAATTACACTTTTAAGATGATGTTTGGCAGCCCGGTGGGAGAGAGCTTTGTAACCATCATCCGCCACCATCCGCAATCTCACTTGCTGGCAGAGCAGTAGGGGTGCAGCAGGTATCCGGTTGACATTCTTTCTCTACCATTTTACTCTCTATTGCCATGAAAGCAGTACGTTATTGCCTCTGGTTCCTTACCGGCACCTGGCTTACGTTCGGGATGCCGTCGGCGCGGGCTCAGAATGCTCCCCGGCCTGCCGAGAACGCAGTCAAAGCTGACCGCATTTACCTGCGTGATAATTCGGTGATCGAAGCGCTCATTACGGAAGTAACCGAAAAAGAAGTCCGGTACCGCAAAATGAGTAATCCGACGGGCCCAATCTTCAGCCAGCTTAAAGAACGAATTGCGGTAGTCGTGTACGCCAACGGCGAAAGCGAATCGTTTACGGCCTCGACTACTCCCGGCACCCCGGCTCCCCCAGAGGCTGGTTCGGAAGCGGCCCCAGAAACGGAAAGGTCCGGATCCGCCAACCAACTGGTGCTAACCAAGCTCAGCGGTGGCCGTCAGTATACGTTTAAAGCAGGGGACGAAGTACGTCTCAAAAACGATGACGACAGCTACGGCGGCAACTTTTCCAGCTATCGTATTCTGGGCGTCACCCGCGAAACCCTTTTGCTGACAGCGGGCGGTACAGAGTACAACATGCCGTTTCGGAACATTACGGGTATAAAACATAAGCAGTCGAATGCACTCCAGAATATCCTGCGCTTCGGTGGGGCACTGGCCATGATTGTTGCGGGTGCTTCGCAGGGGGCCAAAGCAGATCAGGGGTCTTATACCTACAACGGCTACACGTACTACGAAAACCCGCTTACCTGGGAAGTGCCCGTCTTCGTAACCGGTAGCGGCATGCTGCTGGCCAGCCTCGTAATCAAAAAGCCATACCTAAAATTCAACAAGCCGGGGCGCTTCAAGTGGCAAGTAGTCCCTAAACTGTCCAATCACTGACATTTTCAGCATTCTAACACCTTTTAACATTCACACGTATGAAAACTAACCTTCGTTTACTGAGCCGACTGTTTCTCATGATAATGCTCACCGCCCTGACTTCATGCGAAAAAGATGACGAGGTTACGCCCAAGGAAGACACCGGCGAGATTATGTTCTATACCGTCTTGGGAACTACTGGTGGAGGCGTCATTGTAAAAGTAGACGGCCGTACTATTGGCACCCTTACCAAATACTACACGTCGGGAGGAGCGGACTGCGCCCGGAACGACAATGATGGTGGAGAATTGGTGTACACCGGCACGGCCGGGCGCCATTCGCTGAATGCTACCTCAATGAACGGTGTGTACACCTGGGACGCGACGTTCGAAGTGGAAGCGAACAGCTGCAGTACGTTCAAACTGTACTAAACACCTTTCATGCCGTGACCCCGCTTTAGTTCCAACTACCGGTCAACACCGCGGCCGCTGGGCCGTCAATGGGTGCGGCGTGAGCATCGGGCGTTAAATTTGCAGCCTTTTTGTTCTAACCTTCTGCCTAACAACACCATTTAAATGGCCAGAACGTGTACATCCATACAACATGGCTGGATGAGTAATCCCCTATTTTGAGTAACTTTTGTGGAAAATCAGTCGCTTGCCTGCCGGGTACGGTTTT from Tellurirhabdus rosea harbors:
- a CDS encoding sterol desaturase family protein, with translation MLPIIFATFAFCFLLERLVPGWKLPAVPTWTIRVLAINFVQLIVVLLAGISWEKWLSAYSVFHLSDHVGPVGGGVLAYVIATFVFYWWHRWRHTVDFLWKHFHQIHHSPQRIEVITSFYKHPLEMTVNSIIGSLLVYTLLGLDLEAGGIYTLCTALGEFFYHTNVRTPQWIGYIFQRPEMHRIHHEYNKHTNNYGDIVWWDMLFGTYQNPKEFKSSCGFDEEKELKLGEMLRFRDVHQE
- a CDS encoding CehA/McbA family metallohydrolase codes for the protein MKYVLCLLLFILTPDLRAQNAVPVAVRVLEAATGKPTPVRVRITRVGRPFPGLPAEALAVMYGLWDHADGYGFQPDSSFYTSGTFRLSLPPGPYQLTLSKGPEFLDQQHELVVRAANPLSRTFSMKRWIDMAARGWYSADDHIHIRRSPRENPILLDWLRAEDLNVGVLLKMGDFWETYYPQYAFGTSGNYQKGNFLLTSGQEDPRTPELGHALGLGADKSVRYRDDYYYYDKVFDELHRRGGLTGYAHQAESFHGYRGLTLDGLRRKVDLLEILQFCHDEQPLRTAHFYHLLDLGYALTAVAGSDFPWCGHDHQHGPAERTARIGNARFYTHLDGPFTYEKWLQGVRRGHTFATTGPMLHLRVGEAMPGDTLRPAPGDSLTITAQAFGHRGKVPLERLEIVGHGQVLASVSTGAPEQTAENLTLRFRYKPEHGLWLAARCYAGPQQIAHTTPVYISLNGSGFHNPATVRQYLDLSERYLQEIEKELDQERDKPEFRAWYYRKGLKERIAETRRIVEELRGKLK
- a CDS encoding SDR family NAD(P)-dependent oxidoreductase, which encodes MSTFYQKVAFITGAASGIGRTAALQLAARGAMVIATDVNESGVEALAEEIRQQGGKAEYFRLDVTDYHAVRTLIRYCVNNYKRLDYAFCNAGIGVAGEVRDIPIEDWERVLSVNLNGVIYTATEAYKVMVEQGFGHIVTTASLAGLTYAPVLVPYLTTKHAVVAFSRALRLEGKDLGVRVSAFCPGYISTNIYESSLYSGASFDELMALNQVKKIPVEEAVEQLLKGVAENRELIVMPLYGKLLSWMTRFSYPIVRSFSMQELARFRTVRKVPIRQGETVENE
- a CDS encoding DUF4870 domain-containing protein; its protein translation is MEGQSYHNPPPPPPYSSLSQSDERMWGMFCHLSALAGFLIPFGNIIGPLIVWQTQKDKSAFVDFHGKESLNFQITMTIAYAVCFLLFIIAIGVFILPIVAVVSLVLFVIASIKANNGEYYKYPFTIRFIQ
- a CDS encoding pyruvate carboxylase, with protein sequence MKEYIRPINRLLVANRGEIAIRIMRAATELGITTVAVYTYEDRYSLHRYKADEAYQIGREDEPLKPYLDVEGLILLAKHKKVDAIHPGYGFLSENVNLARRCREEGIIFVGPTPEAMEALGDKVRAKNLAMNANVPLIPDSRLENMDVATATSEAHRIGFPVMIKAAAGGGGRGMRVVRNPDDFEKSFNEAKNEAKNAFGDDTIFLEKFIEDPKHIEVQLLGDTHGNIVHLYERDCSVQRRFQKVVEVAPSFGLRQETKNKLYEYALKIGRQANYSNAGTVEFLVDKHENIYFIEVNPRIQVEHTITEEVTGIDLVRTQLLVAMGYKLSDNGIYINHQDEIPLNGYAIQCRITTEDPANGFKPDFGTIIAYRNAAGFGIRLDEGSSYPGVKISPYFDSMIVKVSARGRTLKGATQRLKRALVEFRIRGVKTNIPFLMNVIDHPIFQRGEARVSFIENHQELFNLRKPKDRSTRALKYLGEVIVNGNPEVKVKQEKVFRTPVVPLFDRYAPYPKGSKDLLKEMGREKFMEYVRDQKGILYTDTTFRDGHQSLLATRVRTRDMMTVAEGFAKAHPELFSMEVWGGATFDVAMRFLYESPWERLQLFREAMPNQLLQMLFRGSNAVGYSAYPDNLIEKFVEKSWESGIDVFRIFDSLNWVEAMKVSIRAVRERTDAIAQAAICYTGDMLNPKQQKYTLQYYLDMARQLEDEGAHMLAIKDMAGLLKPLAAEVLVRELKEAVSIPIHLHTHDTAAIQSSTYLRAVGAGVDVIDCSLGALSGLTAQPNFNSVVAMLQGHERESKINLESLNAYSNYWEDVREWYYPFESGMKAGSAEVYENEIPGGQYSNLKPQAIALGLGDKFETLKKNYAVVNRMFGDIVKVTPSSKVVGDMALFMTSNNLSEKDVMERGASLSFPESVKGFFKGELGQPYGGFPKELQEIVLKGETPYEGRPNEHLAPVDFDADFQAFAEKFPQNEGFLDYLSYKMYPKVYEEYYKAIEQYGDVSIIPTPAFFYGLKQNEEILIEIDEGKNILVRLLFVSEPNDQGMRTVTFELNGQSRQVPIRDRSLKIDRPQNQKVGKAGDVGAPLQGRLTRILVKPGDTVKKNQPLFVIEAMKMESIVAAQGPGTVKQVLLKEGTVVEQDDWVVELA
- a CDS encoding heavy-metal-associated domain-containing protein → MSTLKFKTTIKCGACLATVTPHLNNVTGIESWDVDLKSPERTLTVETAGATGADVVKAVTEAGFKAEAV
- a CDS encoding DUF2490 domain-containing protein, translated to MKHLHYRLACGRKWTLPAVIFFCLLLGPTQALRAQQNRWGSWGILTVQLPGGPKGWGGFAEAQVRMVGVLRDFNYYEYKGGISYDISKNFTVLLGVGRYTTYQVDEYDSPLTRETRLWQQLTQSQNIGRLKFEHRYRVEQRWLTHRDRDEYRNRIRYRLNLQIPLNNEEIEAKTWFVSTYNEIFLNPNLQPFERNRLYAGLGYELSPEWILQAGWLNQYDYSPGTPRHKNNLVLTAVFRIPRSHTGILRLPTPFD